A genomic window from Flavobacteriales bacterium includes:
- a CDS encoding TonB-dependent receptor: MKKAVVLSPTQKALQINLDSAIYGTFAEIGAGQEVVRHFFRAGGASGTIAKTMSAYDKDFSDAIYGKEIDGRYVSRSRLKKILNQEYGLIESRLQRSEHPDKKYFTFANTLATINYSKTVKGHGWMGCRFQTDPNKGYNEVIFHVRLNDNDAKLQQETIGIMGTNLIYGCFNHYNEPKKLIQSIYDNLTRDNVEMDMIHMEGPDFEDVDNRLLSLTLVKENMTDAVIFGPDGKNQQPSDVLYKKNILTIRGSFRPVTKVNMDMMENGYKAFIEENKVKKDNVQLLFEITLSNLKMEGDIDEKDFLDRADILCSLGHTVLISNYRKYYKLIEYFSNYTKARMGLIIGVNNLLEIFDDKYYRNLNGGILEAFGILFTRDLKIYLYPYQAGAEDTLLNSKNIPIHRRLRPLYDYLLTNGRIKDLDFKKNVLQIFSRDILYKIKKKQDGWQDGVPDGVSDIIVEKKLFGMK; the protein is encoded by the coding sequence ATGAAAAAAGCAGTTGTCTTATCCCCGACCCAGAAGGCTCTCCAAATCAACCTTGATAGTGCCATCTACGGGACTTTTGCAGAAATTGGAGCTGGACAAGAAGTCGTTAGGCATTTCTTCAGAGCAGGTGGTGCCTCTGGTACCATTGCCAAAACCATGTCGGCATACGATAAAGACTTTAGCGATGCCATCTATGGCAAAGAGATAGATGGTCGATATGTTTCTCGCTCTCGACTTAAAAAGATACTTAACCAAGAATATGGACTTATAGAGAGCCGACTTCAAAGAAGCGAACACCCCGATAAAAAATACTTCACCTTTGCCAATACCTTAGCGACCATTAATTATTCTAAAACGGTAAAAGGTCACGGCTGGATGGGTTGTCGCTTTCAGACCGATCCAAATAAAGGATATAACGAGGTGATTTTCCACGTTAGACTGAACGACAACGATGCCAAGCTACAACAAGAAACTATTGGTATCATGGGTACTAATCTTATTTACGGCTGTTTCAATCACTACAACGAACCTAAGAAACTCATACAATCCATTTACGACAACCTCACTAGAGATAATGTGGAAATGGACATGATACATATGGAAGGTCCAGACTTTGAAGATGTAGATAACCGCTTACTTAGTCTTACGCTAGTAAAAGAAAACATGACCGATGCCGTTATCTTTGGCCCCGATGGCAAAAACCAACAACCTTCTGATGTTCTTTACAAGAAAAACATCCTTACTATACGAGGTAGTTTCAGACCAGTTACTAAGGTCAATATGGACATGATGGAAAACGGTTATAAGGCTTTCATTGAAGAAAATAAAGTAAAGAAAGACAATGTACAACTCCTCTTTGAAATCACATTGAGCAATCTGAAAATGGAAGGCGATATTGATGAAAAGGATTTCTTAGATAGAGCCGACATACTGTGTTCTTTAGGACATACCGTACTCATCTCCAATTACAGAAAGTATTATAAGCTGATAGAATATTTTTCCAATTACACCAAAGCACGTATGGGCTTAATTATTGGTGTAAACAACCTATTAGAAATTTTTGATGACAAATATTACCGCAATCTCAATGGTGGAATACTAGAAGCTTTTGGCATCCTCTTTACTAGAGATTTAAAAATATACCTCTACCCTTACCAAGCAGGTGCTGAGGATACCCTGTTGAATAGTAAGAATATTCCTATTCACAGACGATTGAGACCCTTGTACGACTATTTACTCACCAACGGAAGAATTAAAGACCTTGACTTTAAGAAAAACGTTCTGCAGATTTTCTCTAGAGATATCTTGTACAAAATAAAGAAGAAACAAGACGGTTGGCAAGACGGTGTGCCCGATGGTGTGAGTGATATCATCGTAGAAAAGAAATTATTCGGTATGAAATAA